From the genome of Ananas comosus cultivar F153 linkage group 16, ASM154086v1, whole genome shotgun sequence, one region includes:
- the LOC109722194 gene encoding uncharacterized protein LOC109722194, protein MTTTPDSGRSNHLPASLVANLQSVLIGRGRSGGGDGEETGETKPTPSSEAEAEVEEETGAPSNAAEATVAESDPAGDGSEKVEKPVVLVTNADGIGSPGLTSLVEALVRGGQCDVSVCAPESNKSASAHSVTIRETLAVTSVEITGAKAFEVTGTPADCVSLALSGALFSWSRPALVISGINSGSVCGHQIFYSGAVAGAREALMHGIPSLCISLHWKKDESQESDFKDAVDICMPLIQAAIRDIEKGSFPRSCILNIGIPRFPSANKGFKLTRQSLWKLTPNWQAITANRNPSAAHFMSMHQSLGVQLAQLGKDASAAGAARRINAQRKTVEVESVAAAGKPETREVVKKFFRLEFLDKQQEDLDEDLDFRALEDGFITVTPLHIQLDVVPEIQALASAWLDSALTGEKEAQ, encoded by the exons ATGACGACCACTCCGGATTCGGGGAGGAGCAACCACCTCCCAGCATCGCTCGTCGCCAATCTACAGAGCGTGCTGATCGGAAGAGGCcggagcggcggcggagatggGGAGGAAACTGGGGAAACGAAACCTAcgccgtcgtcggaggcggaggcggaggtggaggaggagaccGGAGCCCCCTCCAACGCCGCCGAGGCGACCGTGGCGGAGTCCGATCCGGCCGGCGATGGATCGGAGAAGGTGGAAAAGCCGGTGGTCCTCGTGACCAACGCCGACGGGATCGGATCGCCGGGGCTTACCTCCCTCGTCGAGGCCCTCGTTCGCGGGGGGCAGTGTGACGTCAGCGTCTGCGCCCCCGAATC GAACAAGTCAGCTTCGGCTCATTCAGTTACCATTCGGGAGACCCTTGCCGTAACCTCTGTGGAGATTACTGGTGCCAAAGCTTTCGAGGTTACAG GTACTCCAGCTGATTGTGTTTCTTTGGCGTTATCTGGGGCTTTATTTTCTTGGTCTAGGCCAGCTCTG GTGATCAGTGGAATTAACAGTGGATCAGTTTGCGGACATCAAAT CTTCTACTCTGGTGCTGTTGCTGGTGCTAGAGAAGCTTTAATGCATGGCATACCATCACTGTGTATCTCTTTGCATTG GAAGAAGGATGAAAGTCAAGAAAGTGATTTCAAGGATGCAGTTGATATTTGTATGCCATTGATACAGGCAGCTATTAGAGATATTGAAAAGGGATCTTTCCCTAGAAGTTGTATTCTAAACATAGGAATTCCCAGATTCCCTTCTGCTAACAAG GGCTTCAAGTTAACCAGACAGAGTCTTTGGAAATTGACTCCTAACTGGCAGGCTATCACAGCAAACAGGAATCCTTCTGCTGCGCATTTCATGTCTATGCATCAAAGCCTTGGTGTTCAGCTTGCACAACTTGGGAAGGATGCTTCTGCAGCT GGAGCAGCACGTCGCATAAATGCTCAAAGGAAAACTGTGGAAGTAGAATCTGTGGCAGCAGCTGGAAAACCAGAGACTCGAGAAGTCGTGAAGAAGTTCTTCCGGTTAGAG TTTCTCGACAAGCAACAGGAAGATTTAGATGAGGATCTTGATTTCAGAGCTTTAGAGGATGGCTTT ATAACTGTCACTCCTTTACATATACAATTGGACGTGGTACCTGAGATCCAAGCCTTGGCTTCAGCTTGGCTCGACTCGGCTCTAACGGGAGAGAAAGAAGCTCAATGA